One part of the Gossypium raimondii isolate GPD5lz chromosome 1, ASM2569854v1, whole genome shotgun sequence genome encodes these proteins:
- the LOC105785928 gene encoding uncharacterized protein LOC105785928 has translation MEEERRVHPDCINASNPYHECVEYCFRKIAEAKARKDKSVTETPQPEHGQPVTPAAYQEQDVQPGIPEPEESPDDDSDRPVEENIEGDITNLTGRQKKLFELRLKMNEARKANQTAMVAEKKRMEALPESRGISKQKWLEERKKKIGKLLDANGLDLQNAYMLDTQEAAEAKYKKWEKDPAPFGWDVFNQKTLYNAYKKRTKNIDIDLEEYNRMKEADPEFYREASSLQYGKAPKTSEDKIEKMVKELKDREEKRKSFSRRRKFHEEKDIDSINDRNEHFNKKIERAFGKYTLEIKNNLERGTALPD, from the exons atggaagaagagCGAAGAGTGCACCCGGATTGTATAAATGCATCAAATCCGTATCATGAATGCGTTGAATATTGCTTCCGGAAGATTGCTGAGGCCAAAGCTAGAAAGGATAAATCAGTGACAG aaACTCCGCAACCTGAGCATGGCCAGCCTGTTACACCTGCTGCTTATCAAGAACAAGATGTGCAACCTGGCATTCCGGAACCAGAAGAAAGCCCTGATGATGATAGTGACCGCCCTGTTGAGGAGAACATTGAAGGAGACATTACAAATCTTACAGGAAGACAGAAAAAACTATTCGAGTTGAGACTAAAGATG AATGAAGCGAGAAAAGCCAATCAAACAGCAATGGTGGCTGAAAAGAAAAGGATGGAAGCTCTGCCAGAATCTAGAGGAATTTCTAAGCAAAAATGGCTGgaggaaaggaagaaaaagataGGAAAATTACTAGATGCTAATGGTTTGGATTTGCAAAATGCGTATATGCTAGATACCCAAGAAGCAGCTGAGGCAAAATATAAGAAATGGGAAAAGGATCCTGCTCCATTTGGTTGGGATG TCTTCAATCAGAAGACGTTGTACAATGCATACAAGAAGCGGACAAAGAACATTGATATTGACCTAGAAGAATATAACAGAATGAAAGAAGCAGATCCAGAGTTCTATCGTGAAGCTTCAAGCCTCCAATATGGGAAG GCACCTAAAACTTCAGAAGATAAGATTGAGAAGATGGTGAAGGAACTTAAAGACCGCGAAGAAAAGCGCAAGTCATTTAGCCGGAGGAGGAAGTTTCATGAAGAGAAGGATATTGATTCAATCAATGATCGTAATGAGCATTTCAACAAGAAGATTGAAAGGGCTTTTGGAAAATACACTctggaaataaaaaataatcttgaACGTGGAACTGCATTGCCTGATTAA